The Methyloprofundus sp. genomic sequence GGTGACGGTTTTGTAAAAACTATGCAGGATGGCACCGATTTGCTCGGCCGGTAGCTGCTCACACCAGTTGGAGAAGTTACGCAAATCAACATACATGACAAACACTTGCTCATGATGTGCGGCCATGGTGCTAATCGGGTCTTGGCTGGCTATCAATTTTGCAGCATGCTTAGGCAAATAACTGCTTAAGTTATTGTAGAGGCGTTGGTTTTCTACCCAAGTATCAGCATAACCTTTAATGGCTAAGAAACAACCGAGTAATAAGGTGTAAATAATGACAGTAATCGCACTTAACCAAATATGTTGGTTGGCTAATAAAAGTACTTGTAGCAATAAAGTCAGTGCCACTAAACTTAGCCCTACCAATGGCGGAGCATAAATAGCGAGCCTGCCTTTAAATCTTAGCAATAAAGCCATAAAACCAGTAATGGCTAAGATCCATAAAGCTTGTAGATAGTTAGCCCCTTGTGGTTGATACGGTATTTTATTATCGAGCAAGGCAGACAGTAGTTGTACATGTACTTCAACACCATCAACAATTTTAGCTTGTGGTGTCGGCAGGGTATCGCCAGTCCCAAACGCACTAGAACCAATAATAACCCAAGCACCTTGTAGTAAATTTTCATCCAAGGTACCAGCGAGTATTTCCGTTGCAGATATCGAGATTAAGGCTTGGCGTGGTAACCACCAAGGCAGCAAGATATCATGTGCTTCGCTAAGTGGAATACCAATTTCCGGTAGTTCAGGGTGTCTTAACGTGTGCTTTGCTTGTAACCAAGCATCACTGCTGTGTAATTCAAAGTGACCGCCGCCAATCCCAGTGGCTAGTGCTGAAAGTGCTAAGGCAGGGTAGGCTTTATCATTCTGGCAAATAAACGCAGGTAGACGACGTACAACCCCATCACGATCAATATGGGGGGTTATATGACCTGCGGCAGCTGTGCTGGCTGCTATGGTACTGTTATTAGCGATATAGGCATTGGCTGTTGGATAGTTATCTGCACATTGAGCCATAGCTTGCCCGGCAATCAAAGTACCTGCCTGAGTGGAATCATCCGCATTTAAAGCCAATATTTCAGCAAGTACGGTAGGGTGTTGTTTAAATTGTGCGGCAAGTTGATGATCGCCTGCTTGTTCGGCAGTAAAGATCATATCAACAATTTGTAATGATGCACCTAGTTCATTAATACGACGTGAAAGTTTAGCAACTTGTTCTCTTGGCCAAGGCCAGGCGCCATATTTAATAGTACTGGCTTCATCAATATCGACAATGATAATACGGCGTTCTATCGGTGCATCACTTGCAATCCATTGCCATTCTTTATCACTGATTTGTGCTTCTGTTCTCCCCAGAAAGTCACAAGCAGCCCATGATAGCAATAAGCTAATGATTAAAGCGCTGATAAAAGGCAGCAATGTTTTTAAGTCATTATGTATCACTGTTTTTGCCATTCACTGATACCGTTAAAAGTACCATTTGCTAAAGGCTTCTCAAATATCATACCGACTTCATTACCCGTTGATGAAATGGCACCTGATATGGTTTCATTATTATTGGAACCAATAAAAAGCCCTTTATCATTAATGTTGCCTGTGGTGTTCAATTGGGTAGCACTAATCGTGGGTGTCGACATTTCTAAGTTGGTGGTCACTTGTTGCTTACCAAAGTCAATTTGTAGTGCTGCTTTATTGAGCGTTGCAGTTTCTGCACTTTGCCAAGTTTCGCCAGGTCTGATAAAGACCACATGACTTTGCTGTAAATTAAAATTAAATATGCCTGTTTGTGGCCGTTGGTCTGCTATAGAGCCTGTATTTCTGAATAAACCCACATATTGGTTACCAACGGTTATTTTTTTATCTTTGGTTACCTGACGTTGTGATTGACTTAAAGTATCATCAGGGTGCTGTCCTTTTGTCCAACGTGCCCAAGTAAAAACGGGTTCTTTTGACTCAAGTGCTGGAATAAGATGCGGCATAGGGCCAACAGGCTCACTTACTGGGCTGGGCGTTTCAGGAGAGGCACCTAATTTTGCGTTACTAGCCAAGTCAGTATCCGTTGCATTACTGGCAGGCTTAGTTAATCTAGTCTCACTATTTTTTGCATTTAATGTATCTCCTTTGGTGTCAGCCCGAGTTTCTTCCTTATTATTTTCTTTAGATACGGCACTAGAGGTGTTTTCGGATTCTTTAGAATTATTGATTAATGTCTTACTAACAGATTCTGACTGGTTTTTTAATCTAGATTGATTTTCCCCTAAATTAACCTCTAAATATAAGCTTCCCATATCAGCCGTGAGTACTGTTGCAGAGGAACACACTCCAAAACCAGAGTTAGTACAGCCATAATTAATGGGTGATAAGGCAATTCCACCACTATAAACCGCTGCTAATGTTTGTGTATCTGAAGTTCTGACCACATAGTCGGTACCCAATACACCTAATGCCGCAACTGGGGTATTCATACGGTAACGATCGTGAGCAGCTTCAGTTGCTTTGCCGGAAATGCTACGTAACACTCCTTGTTCCAAGAAAAATCGAAT encodes the following:
- a CDS encoding adenylate cyclase, whose product is MAKTVIHNDLKTLLPFISALIISLLLSWAACDFLGRTEAQISDKEWQWIASDAPIERRIIIVDIDEASTIKYGAWPWPREQVAKLSRRINELGASLQIVDMIFTAEQAGDHQLAAQFKQHPTVLAEILALNADDSTQAGTLIAGQAMAQCADNYPTANAYIANNSTIAASTAAAGHITPHIDRDGVVRRLPAFICQNDKAYPALALSALATGIGGGHFELHSSDAWLQAKHTLRHPELPEIGIPLSEAHDILLPWWLPRQALISISATEILAGTLDENLLQGAWVIIGSSAFGTGDTLPTPQAKIVDGVEVHVQLLSALLDNKIPYQPQGANYLQALWILAITGFMALLLRFKGRLAIYAPPLVGLSLVALTLLLQVLLLANQHIWLSAITVIIYTLLLGCFLAIKGYADTWVENQRLYNNLSSYLPKHAAKLIASQDPISTMAAHHEQVFVMYVDLRNFSNWCEQLPAEQIGAILHSFYKTVTETVDKHGGQTEKYIGDAVLAVWREGDQGILPAAQQLLQDIEQLFGEESNNQELPPLGLGIGIEKGEILAGSFGPAQRREYAILGKTVSTAIQLQEMTIELALPILIGEQAAQQWQASENLETQGKFMLTGLPSGMEIFTPV